A window of Mucilaginibacter sp. PAMC 26640 contains these coding sequences:
- a CDS encoding molecular chaperone DnaJ, translating to MAFIDYYKILGVDKKASEKEIKSAYRKLARKHHPDLNPNDAESNKIFQQLNEANEVLSDPEKRKKYDKYGENWQHGEAYEQAQQQQRQQNTYSGGGQQDFGGYDFGGGGGDFSEFFGSMFGGGPPGSGSGGGRQSQRYRGQDLNATYQVSLRDILASKKQTLTVNGKSIRLTIPAGIENGQTIKIAGHGAAGTNGGPAGDLYIKFTIPDDPDFKRTGGDLNSIINLDLYTAVLGGEITAETLTGKVKLKVAPGTQNNTKVKLKGKGVPFYKKDNQFGDLYLTYNVQIPTQLTEKQKQLFEELAKS from the coding sequence ATGGCCTTTATAGATTATTACAAAATACTGGGGGTAGATAAAAAAGCCTCGGAAAAAGAAATTAAAAGCGCTTACCGCAAGCTTGCCCGTAAGCATCATCCGGATCTGAACCCGAATGATGCGGAATCCAACAAGATCTTCCAGCAGCTTAACGAAGCTAATGAGGTTTTAAGCGACCCCGAGAAACGGAAGAAATATGATAAGTACGGAGAAAACTGGCAGCATGGCGAAGCCTATGAGCAGGCCCAGCAGCAGCAAAGGCAGCAAAACACCTATAGTGGTGGTGGTCAGCAGGATTTTGGCGGATACGATTTCGGCGGTGGCGGCGGGGATTTTTCCGAATTCTTTGGTTCGATGTTTGGCGGAGGGCCGCCGGGAAGTGGCAGCGGCGGCGGCAGGCAGTCGCAGCGGTATCGCGGGCAGGATCTGAACGCCACTTATCAGGTGAGCCTGCGTGATATATTAGCATCAAAAAAGCAAACGCTTACCGTAAATGGAAAAAGCATCCGCCTAACCATTCCTGCCGGGATAGAGAACGGACAGACGATCAAAATTGCAGGCCATGGCGCAGCCGGGACTAACGGTGGGCCCGCAGGTGATCTCTACATTAAGTTCACGATACCGGATGATCCCGACTTTAAACGCACAGGTGGTGATCTTAACAGCATAATTAACCTTGATTTGTATACAGCAGTGCTGGGTGGCGAAATAACTGCCGAAACGCTAACCGGTAAAGTTAAACTGAAAGTTGCGCCGGGTACGCAGAACAACACAAAGGTTAAGTTGAAAGGTAAAGGTGTTCCTTTTTACAAAAAGGACAACCAATTCGGCGATCTGTATTTAACGTATAATGTGCAGATCCCAACCCAATTGACCGAAAAGCAAAAGCAATTATTTGAAGAATTAGCTAAGTCCTGA
- a CDS encoding GCN5 family acetyltransferase — MAITRATLADVPELNALVNASYRGETSLKGWTTEANLIDGQRIDPASLTEQINDPNAVILKNTNDEGQITGCVYLQDRGAKLYLGMLTVSPALQANGLGKLLLAAAEDHARSTGCKLISMTVITTRYELLNYYERRGYQKTGEVVPLLIPEKFGILKQPLDLFILEKAM, encoded by the coding sequence ATGGCTATAACCCGTGCTACACTTGCTGATGTACCAGAACTTAATGCGTTGGTTAACGCGTCTTACCGCGGCGAAACATCACTAAAAGGATGGACCACTGAGGCTAATTTGATAGACGGACAACGCATTGACCCAGCCAGCCTAACAGAGCAGATAAACGACCCAAACGCGGTTATACTCAAAAACACAAACGATGAAGGGCAGATCACCGGCTGCGTGTACCTGCAGGATCGCGGAGCGAAGCTTTACCTGGGCATGCTCACTGTTTCGCCCGCTTTACAGGCAAATGGTTTAGGCAAATTACTGTTAGCAGCGGCTGAGGATCATGCGCGCTCAACAGGTTGCAAACTAATCAGTATGACGGTTATCACAACGCGTTATGAGCTCCTTAATTATTATGAGCGGCGTGGCTATCAAAAAACCGGCGAAGTTGTGCCTTTGCTGATCCCGGAAAAGTTTGGCATTCTAAAACAGCCACTAGATCTTTTTATATTGGAAAAGGCCATGTAG